The following coding sequences lie in one Musa acuminata AAA Group cultivar baxijiao chromosome BXJ3-1, Cavendish_Baxijiao_AAA, whole genome shotgun sequence genomic window:
- the LOC135629206 gene encoding F-box protein SKIP23-like, with product MADHVPRIAMWTGLRQHLVKLTSHFLRSASDYIRFRAVCKCWRSAVPPRPRHLPAQLPFLLYLSTPEPRKSSAFCLANAFNGSMRRLPHTTSMYCIGSSYGWLILISEATSAVSLFNPVTAEDIPLPPLSTLQSFVLLFYQSEDGIGSYFIKTDYPNITVESNAIVDKAVLSSDPTLDRDFVAIVFLDGIYKRCFTCRPGDRSWKDNVNEPFDDLHWIFPGVPQVFNLTDVVPYGERRLCAIYNDKNYLAVFDVDPGPPGRATMIAWNSMPPCVPRGGLPTYLIGSAGELLLVTEFYKRSAARKNTRSFRVFRLDPGDGDRPAKAIEVQDIGDRMLFLGTNHSVCVAAGDFPGFLGNAIYYVKEEKMSLEGEDTLVSTVCVVNLENGEITEVIDSGGSEPDGLEWLSDRLDIPWWVAPNLGRGKN from the coding sequence ATGGCCGACCATGTCCCACGAATAGCTATGTGGACAGGGCTTCGCCAGCATCTCGTCAAGCTCACCTCCCATTTCTTGAGAAGCGCCTCCGACTACATCCGCTTCCGCGCCGTCTGCAAGTGTTGGCGTTCCGCCGTCCCCCCCCGGCCCCGTCACCTCCCCGCTCAGCTCCCCTTCCTCCTCTACCTCTCTACCCCGGAACCAAGAAAGAGTTCCGCCTTCTGCCTCGCCAACGCCTTTAATGGAAGCATGCGCCGCCTACCTCACACCACCAGCATGTATTGCATCGGCTCCTCTTACGGGTGGCTCATCCTCATCTCCGAAGCCACCTCCGCGGTCTCCCTCTTCAACCCCGTCACCGCCGAAGACATTCCTCTCCCCCCACTCTCCACCCTCCAATCATTCGTACTGTTGTTCTACCAATCGGAGGACGGCATCGGATCTTACTTCATCAAAACGGACTACCCCAACATTACGGTCGAGTCCAACGCCATCGTCGACAAGGCCGTCTTGTCCTCCGACCCTACCCTCGACCGGGACTTCGTGGCAATCGTCTTCCTCGACGGCATATACAAGCGCTGCTTTACCTGCCGCCCAGGGGACAGATCGTGGAAGGACAACGTCAACGAACCTTTCGATGATCTCCATTGGATTTTCCCAGGAGTGCCGCAGGTGTTCAACCTGACTGACGTCGTGCCCTACGGCGAGCGGAGGTTGTGCgctatctacaatgacaaaaattACTTAGCAGTCTTCGACGTCGACCCAGGCCCGCCGGGGAGGGCGACGATGATCGCATGGAACTCCATGCCGCCCTGCGTGCCGCGCGGTGGTTTACCCACCTACTTGATTGGGTCGGCTGGAGAACTACTCCTGGTTACCGAGTTCTACAAGAGGAGTGCAGCCAGGAAGAACACCAGGAGCTTCCGCGTCTTCAGGCTCGATCCAGGCGACGGAGACCGGCCAGCGAAGGCGATCGAAGTGCAGGACATCGGCGACCGTATGTTGTTTTTGGGTACGAACCATTCGGTGTGCGTCGCCGCGGGGGACTTCCCAGGGTTCCTGGGGAATGCCATCTACTACGTGAAGGAAGAGAAGATGAGTTTGGAGGGGGAAGATACCCTGGTGTCGACCGTGTGCGTGGTCAACCTGGAAAATGGTGAGATCACGGAGGTTATCGATTCCGGCGGGTCTGAGCCGGATGGGCTCGAGTGGCTGTCGGACCGGTTGGACATCCCCTGGTGGGTGGCCCCCAATCTTGGCAGGGGCAAGAACTAG
- the LOC135629207 gene encoding uncharacterized protein LOC135629207, giving the protein MRRLPHTTSMYCIGTSYGWLILISEATSAVSLFNPVTAEDIPLPPLSTLQSFVLLFYQSEDGIGSYFIKTDYPNITVESNAIVDKAVLSSDPTLDRDFVAIVFLDGIYKRCFTCRPGDRSWKDNVNEPFDDLHWIFPGVPQVFNLTDVVPYGERRLCAIYNDKNYLTVFDVDPGPPGRATTIAWNSMPPYVPRGGLPTCLIGSAGELLLVTEFYKRSAARKNTRSFRVFRLDPGDGDRPAKAIEVQDIGDRMLFLGTNHSVCVAAGDFPRFLGNAIYYVKEEKMSLEGEDTLVSTVCVVNLENGEITEVIDSGGSEPDGLEWLSDRLDIPWWVAPNLGRGKN; this is encoded by the coding sequence ATGCGCCGCCTACCTCACACCACCAGCATGTATTGCATCGGCACCTCTTACGGGTGGCTCATCCTCATCTCCGAAGCCACCTCCGCGGTCTCCCTCTTCAACCCCGTCACCGCCGAAGACATTCCTCTCCCCCCACTCTCCACCCTCCAATCATTCGTACTGTTGTTCTACCAATCGGAGGACGGCATCGGATCTTACTTCATCAAAACGGACTACCCCAACATTACGGTCGAGTCCAACGCCATCGTCGACAAGGCCGTCTTGTCCTCCGACCCTACCCTCGACCGGGACTTCGTGGCAATCGTCTTCCTCGATGGCATATACAAGCGCTGCTTTACCTGCCGCCCAGGGGACAGATCGTGGAAGGACAACGTCAACGAACCTTTCGATGATCTCCATTGGATTTTCCCAGGAGTGCCGCAGGTGTTCAACCTGACTGACGTCGTGCCCTACGGCGAGCGGAGGTTGTGCgctatctacaatgacaaaaattACTTAACAGTCTTCGACGTCGACCCAGGCCCGCCGGGGAGGGCGACGACGATCGCATGGAACTCCATGCCGCCCTACGTGCCGCGCGGTGGTTTACCCACCTGCTTGATTGGGTCGGCTGGAGAACTACTCCTGGTTACCGAGTTCTACAAGAGGAGTGCAGCCAGGAAGAACACCAGGAGCTTCCGCGTCTTCAGGCTCGATCCAGGCGACGGAGACCGGCCAGCGAAGGCGATCGAAGTGCAGGACATCGGCGACCGTATGTTGTTTTTGGGTACGAACCATTCGGTGTGCGTCGCCGCGGGGGACTTCCCAAGGTTCCTGGGGAATGCCATCTACTACGTGAAGGAAGAGAAGATGAGTTTGGAGGGGGAAGATACCCTGGTGTCGACCGTGTGCGTGGTCAACCTGGAAAATGGTGAGATCACGGAGGTTATCGATTCCGGCGGGTCTGAGCCGGATGGGCTCGAGTGGCTGTCGGATCGGTTGGACATCCCCTGGTGGGTGGCCCCCAATCTTGGCAGGGGCAAGAACTAG